One window of Botrimarina mediterranea genomic DNA carries:
- a CDS encoding ATP-dependent helicase produces MTKLLEGLNPAQREAVEHVDGPLLILAGPGSGKTRVVTHRIAHLLSLGVPAWQILALTFTNKAAAEMRLRVERLAPGEKVWVSTFHRFGAKMLRKYAERVGLDPNYTIYDAGDARQTLKRVIESLQIPVMGYTPDRIAAAISKAKNRLIGPEEFKPRPGNPLSEIVAAVYPAYQQRLIASSAVDFDDLLLHIARLLHDDADLRANLDERFRYVMVDEYQDTNRAQYVLLRALSVDHPNLAATGDPDQSIYGWRGADLNNILEFENDYPSVKVVRLEQNYRSTPAILSVADTLIAQNKKRKAKSLFTENPEGPPVRLVTYADGDDEARGVATAIRDAVRSGRRRWSDFAVFYRVNALSRAIERVFRQQQIPFQMVRGQEFYQRREIKDVLAYCQLMNNPKDDLAFERTVNSPARGIGAKTIQRLGDYAYRHGISLLESARDAAQIDGVTKRTATLVAKFVTLMDTLDAYVGGPAEEAVSAVLEHSGYRKHLQGSDSEEDLNRLANIEELLTDARQFDEAMEEEEGAEANLEAYLERTWLVNETDGWDDDNDKVTLMTLHAAKGLEFPVVFLLAVEDGILPHERSANDPTQLEEERRLAFVGITRAEQELQLSHALRRDYRGQRRIAIPSSFLMELPTDTMDLAQLAATDDLGLAPDDLIGDWGDAPDEEVYRHEPIAKAPEPVTVEAPAIKTAATLLSAGGMGAMRVSPDAFKIGMEVEHPELGVGTVLTLSGSGKGRRAAVIFPDHGEKRFVLAFSPLRPLGK; encoded by the coding sequence GTGACGAAACTCCTTGAAGGCCTCAATCCCGCCCAACGTGAAGCGGTCGAGCATGTCGATGGCCCGCTGCTGATCCTCGCCGGGCCGGGTTCGGGCAAGACCCGCGTCGTCACGCACCGCATCGCCCACCTGTTGTCGCTCGGCGTGCCGGCGTGGCAGATCCTCGCGCTGACGTTCACCAACAAGGCCGCCGCCGAGATGCGGCTGCGCGTCGAACGGCTCGCTCCCGGTGAGAAGGTCTGGGTGAGCACGTTCCACCGCTTCGGCGCGAAGATGCTGCGGAAGTACGCCGAGCGCGTCGGCCTCGACCCCAACTACACGATCTACGACGCGGGCGACGCGCGCCAGACGCTGAAGCGGGTGATCGAGTCGCTGCAGATCCCCGTCATGGGCTACACGCCCGACCGGATCGCCGCCGCGATCAGCAAGGCGAAGAACCGCCTGATCGGCCCCGAGGAGTTCAAGCCGCGGCCGGGCAACCCGCTGTCCGAAATCGTCGCGGCGGTTTACCCCGCATATCAGCAGCGGCTGATCGCGTCGTCGGCGGTGGACTTCGATGACCTTTTGCTGCACATCGCGCGGCTGCTGCACGACGACGCCGACCTGCGCGCGAATCTCGACGAGCGCTTCCGCTACGTCATGGTGGACGAGTACCAGGACACCAACCGCGCACAGTATGTGCTGCTCCGCGCGCTGTCGGTCGATCACCCGAACCTTGCCGCGACGGGCGACCCCGACCAGTCGATCTATGGCTGGCGCGGCGCGGACCTCAACAACATCCTCGAGTTCGAGAACGACTATCCGAGCGTCAAGGTCGTGCGGCTCGAGCAGAACTACCGCAGCACGCCGGCGATCTTGTCGGTCGCCGACACGCTGATCGCTCAGAACAAGAAACGCAAAGCCAAGTCGCTGTTCACCGAGAATCCCGAAGGCCCGCCCGTGCGGCTCGTCACTTACGCGGATGGTGACGACGAAGCCCGTGGCGTCGCCACGGCGATCCGCGACGCGGTCCGCAGCGGCCGCCGGCGCTGGAGTGACTTTGCCGTCTTCTATCGGGTAAACGCGCTGTCGCGGGCGATCGAACGCGTCTTCCGCCAGCAGCAGATCCCCTTCCAGATGGTGCGCGGGCAGGAGTTCTATCAGCGGCGTGAGATCAAGGACGTGCTGGCCTACTGTCAGCTGATGAACAACCCGAAGGACGACCTCGCCTTCGAGCGGACCGTCAACTCGCCCGCGCGCGGCATCGGGGCGAAGACGATCCAGCGTCTCGGCGATTACGCGTACCGTCACGGCATCTCCCTGCTCGAATCCGCGCGCGACGCGGCGCAGATCGATGGCGTCACGAAGCGCACCGCAACGCTCGTCGCCAAGTTCGTCACGCTGATGGATACGCTCGACGCGTACGTCGGCGGCCCCGCCGAAGAAGCCGTCAGCGCCGTGCTCGAGCACTCCGGCTACCGCAAGCACTTGCAAGGGAGCGATAGCGAAGAGGACCTCAACCGGCTGGCGAACATCGAAGAGCTGCTCACCGACGCGCGGCAGTTCGACGAGGCCATGGAAGAGGAAGAAGGGGCCGAGGCGAATCTTGAAGCCTATCTCGAACGCACGTGGCTCGTGAACGAGACCGACGGCTGGGACGACGACAACGACAAGGTGACGCTGATGACGCTCCACGCCGCGAAGGGCTTGGAGTTCCCGGTCGTGTTCTTGCTTGCGGTCGAGGACGGCATCCTGCCGCACGAGCGTTCGGCGAACGATCCGACGCAGCTCGAAGAGGAACGCCGCTTGGCGTTCGTGGGCATCACCCGCGCCGAGCAAGAGCTACAGCTCAGCCACGCCCTCCGGCGGGACTACCGCGGCCAGCGCCGCATCGCGATCCCCAGCAGCTTCTTGATGGAGTTGCCGACCGACACGATGGACCTCGCGCAGCTTGCCGCAACGGACGACCTCGGCCTGGCGCCGGACGATCTGATCGGCGATTGGGGCGACGCGCCGGACGAAGAGGTCTATCGCCACGAACCGATTGCCAAAGCGCCTGAGCCGGTCACGGTCGAAGCGCCGGCCATCAAGACGGCGGCGACGCTGCTCTCTGCGGGCGGGATGGGGGCGATGCGCGTTTCGCCCGACGCGTTCAAGATCGGGATGGAGGTCGAGCACCCCGAGCTCGGCGTCGGAACGGTGCTCACTCTCAGCGGTTCGGGCAAGGGCCGCCGCGCCGCGGTGATCTTCCCCGACCACGGCGAGAAGCGATTCGTCCTCGCCTTCAGCCCGTTGCGGCCGCTCGGCAAGTAG
- a CDS encoding PilZ domain-containing protein encodes MSTEIEQLVAQFDNEFNFLCNIGKVPQTPAAALESHLIGNCAGCNRDLPWPAPRPGFWAAPVSCPECGQVYFTEGRSTNGIALPQLEPPTDAPSAPAAHGATNSFLASGSKVFSAFFGEDCERVERRRSVRYALSAPVVVVPLNEQGRAIAEAYDMTLLNISVGGVGLMRTGDAIADLMLIDFAVAGYPGVQAVGQVRWRTTAYGVTKLGCEFIKTT; translated from the coding sequence ATGTCAACCGAGATCGAACAGCTGGTGGCCCAATTCGACAACGAGTTCAACTTCCTCTGCAACATCGGCAAGGTTCCGCAAACGCCGGCCGCGGCGTTGGAGTCCCACCTGATCGGCAACTGCGCTGGTTGCAACCGCGACCTGCCGTGGCCGGCGCCACGGCCAGGATTCTGGGCCGCCCCGGTGTCGTGCCCCGAGTGCGGGCAGGTTTACTTCACCGAAGGGCGTAGCACCAACGGCATCGCGCTGCCGCAACTCGAGCCGCCAACCGATGCGCCGAGCGCACCCGCCGCGCACGGTGCGACGAACAGCTTCCTCGCCTCGGGCAGCAAAGTCTTTTCGGCGTTCTTCGGCGAAGATTGCGAGCGTGTCGAACGCCGGCGAAGCGTGCGGTATGCCTTGTCGGCGCCCGTCGTCGTTGTGCCGCTGAACGAACAAGGCCGCGCGATCGCCGAGGCGTACGACATGACGCTGCTCAACATCTCGGTCGGAGGCGTCGGCCTGATGCGCACCGGGGACGCGATCGCTGATCTAATGCTCATCGACTTCGCCGTCGCGGGCTATCCCGGCGTGCAAGCGGTCGGCCAAGTGCGCTGGCGCACGACGGCGTACGGCGTGACGAAGCTCGGTTGCGAGTTCATCAAGACGACCTAG
- the msrB gene encoding peptide-methionine (R)-S-oxide reductase MsrB, with product MAESSDELRARLSDEQYQVTQHCGTERPFSGAYWDHKEPGAYHCVVCSERLFDSTTKFDSGTGWPSYFDATGGAVTTRRDESHGTVREEIICAKCGAHLGHVFPDGPPPTGLRYCVNSASLAFVPE from the coding sequence ATGGCTGAATCTAGCGACGAACTCCGGGCCCGGCTCAGCGACGAGCAGTATCAGGTCACCCAGCATTGCGGCACCGAGCGACCGTTCTCCGGCGCCTACTGGGATCACAAGGAGCCCGGCGCGTACCACTGTGTGGTGTGCAGCGAGCGGCTGTTCGATTCGACGACGAAGTTCGACTCGGGCACCGGCTGGCCGAGCTACTTCGACGCCACCGGCGGCGCCGTCACGACGCGTCGCGACGAGAGCCACGGCACGGTCCGCGAAGAGATCATCTGCGCGAAATGCGGCGCCCACTTGGGCCACGTCTTTCCGGACGGCCCGCCGCCGACGGGCTTGCGCTACTGCGTGAACTCCGCGTCGCTGGCGTTCGTGCCGGAGTAA
- a CDS encoding DNA-directed RNA polymerase subunit alpha C-terminal domain-containing protein, producing the protein MKTRIPVDKVQAASDDLQRRLEMSTAEIGLAVRTTNCLEEKGVFTVNDLLHCSPEDLLSISNFGEKTLEEVYKALEGVGFYRPARQQAAPAMAPLARRAK; encoded by the coding sequence ATGAAGACGCGTATTCCGGTCGACAAAGTTCAGGCCGCCAGCGACGATCTCCAGCGTCGCCTCGAGATGAGCACCGCCGAGATCGGCCTCGCCGTCCGCACGACGAATTGCCTGGAAGAGAAGGGCGTTTTCACGGTCAACGACCTGTTGCACTGTTCGCCCGAAGACCTGCTGAGCATCTCGAACTTCGGCGAGAAGACGCTTGAAGAGGTCTACAAGGCCTTGGAAGGGGTCGGCTTCTACCGCCCGGCCCGCCAGCAGGCCGCCCCTGCGATGGCCCCCCTCGCCCGCCGGGCCAAATAA
- a CDS encoding SAM-dependent methyltransferase — MDTEFAYCACQPGVEPALKAEVAARQSGWKFAFSRPGFVTFKLPAPTSPERFEPVRLTFARTIGLSYGRVEAPSSDPLSLAARLWEHEATRGLTASGPLALHVWARDNDLPGENSIEPGPTAETLAAVAAIRDAAPAGALVDRSEGGEKAPPPDKAATTGKGSIKVALDIAMVEPNQWWIGAHALRSRIDRWPGGVPRLELPGHAVSRAYLKMQEGLRWSALPAQRGDLWVELGCAPGGASQALLEAGMSVVGVDPAEVDPVIATHAKFEHLRARANEIAVDEITDADWIAADINCAPQYTLDGVERLVTNSSTHVRGLLLTLKLISLNLARPDVVADTIARVRSWGFTDVRTRQLAHNRREYCLAAMRTRSQRRVKRSGGARKLEGDKGDVGDRGDRKRAGKAD, encoded by the coding sequence GTGGATACTGAGTTTGCTTACTGCGCCTGTCAGCCGGGCGTTGAGCCTGCCCTCAAGGCAGAGGTCGCGGCGCGTCAGTCGGGGTGGAAGTTCGCGTTTTCACGCCCGGGGTTTGTGACGTTCAAGCTCCCAGCACCGACGTCACCGGAGCGGTTCGAGCCCGTGCGGCTCACCTTCGCTCGCACCATCGGCTTGTCGTACGGCCGTGTCGAGGCGCCGTCGTCCGATCCGTTGAGCCTTGCCGCCCGTCTCTGGGAACACGAAGCGACCCGTGGCTTGACGGCGTCGGGCCCGCTAGCGCTGCACGTCTGGGCACGCGACAACGACCTGCCGGGTGAGAACAGCATTGAGCCCGGTCCTACGGCCGAGACGCTCGCCGCTGTCGCCGCGATCCGTGACGCGGCGCCCGCGGGGGCCCTGGTGGATCGCAGCGAAGGGGGCGAGAAGGCGCCGCCCCCCGACAAGGCCGCGACCACCGGCAAGGGGTCCATCAAGGTCGCGCTCGACATCGCGATGGTCGAACCGAACCAGTGGTGGATCGGCGCCCACGCGCTTCGCAGCCGCATCGACCGCTGGCCGGGGGGCGTGCCGCGACTGGAACTGCCCGGGCACGCCGTCTCGCGCGCGTACTTGAAGATGCAAGAGGGCCTGCGCTGGTCGGCGTTGCCGGCGCAGCGAGGAGACTTGTGGGTCGAGCTCGGCTGCGCGCCGGGCGGCGCTAGCCAGGCGCTGCTTGAGGCCGGCATGTCGGTCGTCGGCGTCGATCCGGCCGAGGTCGATCCGGTGATCGCTACGCACGCCAAGTTCGAGCATCTGCGCGCCCGGGCCAACGAGATCGCGGTCGATGAGATCACCGACGCCGACTGGATCGCCGCCGACATCAACTGCGCGCCGCAGTACACGCTCGACGGCGTTGAAAGACTGGTGACTAACTCCTCGACGCACGTCCGCGGCCTCCTGCTGACGCTCAAGCTGATTAGCCTCAACCTCGCGCGGCCCGACGTGGTGGCCGACACGATCGCCCGAGTCCGTTCGTGGGGCTTCACCGACGTCCGCACCCGCCAACTCGCCCACAATCGGCGTGAGTACTGCCTCGCCGCAATGCGCACCCGCAGCCAGCGCCGCGTTAAACGGAGTGGTGGTGCTCGCAAATTGGAAGGAGATAAGGGGGATGTTGGTGATAGGGGGGATCGCAAGCGGGCGGGAAAAGCTGATTAA
- a CDS encoding DUF3592 domain-containing protein yields MRRRFPLLLKKRGRRRTGSPVWALVGESLYYAMFVAAGVIGLWWSLSDVLLPEWRLARRSLGFVETTCTVRGQRVAKRPGLAEEEYCPELEVEFTPVGADPVRVWTRHGVGRDTPSEKEAAAELQRFHLSDRLECWYDPEDPAEVLLSVRRRWWPWLVLSIPISLVVIGGTGLVRSLVRSQTSPERRSAQVAIGLGLKPANATALRPTIASGLPSIETLADSPGVARTHRLPVDGASGWRVAGMATLCLVWNLLVALFAYQIGVGYFPVWLRVILALLVATPLAVIGWRMTMSTWRETRGVGGAGSTRVEIDRFPLVSGEPAQATLLQFGPARLRALEVDLVCDEIASFRQGTDSRTATVEVYRRSLLAEKRIDAPAGEAFRRELEVRTPTAGPHSFVSPNNEVRWSIEVTITPITRAEVRRRFPLCVHPPAIDRSDEFVSTATMEEVG; encoded by the coding sequence ATGCGTCGCCGCTTTCCCCTCTTGCTGAAGAAACGCGGCCGTCGCCGCACCGGTTCGCCGGTGTGGGCGTTGGTGGGTGAGTCGCTCTACTACGCGATGTTCGTCGCGGCGGGCGTGATCGGCCTGTGGTGGAGCCTGTCGGATGTCTTGCTTCCCGAGTGGCGCCTCGCGCGGCGTTCGCTCGGTTTCGTCGAGACCACCTGCACCGTCCGTGGTCAGCGCGTCGCCAAACGACCGGGCCTCGCCGAAGAGGAATACTGCCCCGAGCTCGAAGTCGAGTTCACTCCTGTGGGCGCCGATCCGGTGCGGGTCTGGACCCGCCACGGCGTCGGGCGCGACACGCCGAGTGAGAAGGAAGCCGCCGCCGAGCTGCAGCGATTCCATCTCAGCGACCGGCTCGAATGCTGGTACGACCCCGAGGACCCCGCAGAGGTTTTGCTCAGCGTGCGGCGGCGCTGGTGGCCGTGGCTGGTGCTCTCGATCCCGATCTCGTTGGTCGTGATCGGCGGCACGGGTCTCGTGCGGAGTCTGGTGCGTTCGCAGACATCGCCCGAACGCCGCTCAGCGCAAGTCGCGATCGGGCTCGGTTTAAAGCCGGCGAACGCCACAGCGTTGCGGCCGACGATTGCTTCTGGGCTGCCGTCCATTGAAACGCTTGCGGATAGCCCCGGAGTCGCACGGACCCACCGCCTGCCGGTGGATGGCGCCAGCGGTTGGCGCGTTGCGGGGATGGCGACCCTCTGCTTGGTGTGGAATCTGCTGGTAGCGTTGTTCGCCTATCAGATAGGCGTCGGCTACTTCCCGGTCTGGCTGCGGGTGATCCTGGCTCTCTTGGTCGCGACGCCGCTGGCGGTGATCGGTTGGCGGATGACGATGTCCACTTGGCGCGAGACGCGCGGCGTGGGTGGCGCCGGTTCGACTCGGGTCGAGATCGATCGCTTCCCGCTCGTCTCGGGGGAGCCGGCGCAGGCGACGCTGCTGCAATTCGGCCCGGCGCGGTTGCGTGCCTTGGAGGTCGATCTCGTTTGCGACGAGATCGCCTCGTTCCGCCAGGGGACCGACAGCCGCACCGCAACGGTTGAGGTGTACCGGCGGAGCCTGCTCGCAGAGAAGCGGATCGACGCGCCCGCCGGCGAGGCGTTCCGGCGTGAGCTCGAGGTCCGCACGCCGACGGCCGGGCCGCACTCATTCGTGTCGCCGAACAACGAGGTGCGTTGGTCGATCGAGGTCACAATCACGCCCATCACCCGCGCCGAGGTGCGTCGTCGGTTTCCGTTGTGTGTTCATCCGCCGGCGATCGACCGTTCGGACGAGTTCGTCTCCACCGCGACGATGGAGGAGGTCGGATGA
- a CDS encoding FdhF/YdeP family oxidoreductase — MRKVRTGGGWPAVLYTLRKARESGGLLAFWRAMRSRNACKTCALGMGGQQGGMVNEAGHFPEVCKKSMQAMAADMQPGIPRDFWDRYGARELRAMSPRQLEHCGRLVEPVRYTAAEGRYRPVSWDEALDGVADQLATTSPDETFWYFSGRSSNEAGFLLQLFARLYGTNNVNNCSYYCHQASGVGLTSVTGSGTATIQLEDLDKADLVFLIGGNPASNHPRLMTTLHELRRRGGEVIVINPLVETGLVNFSIPSRPLSLLFGSKIASLYVQPHIGGDLALLVAIQKRIVELGMHDEAFLTNHAAGWDELHVALNAASYDDLVSRSGVDLATIDRIAEEYSKSKAAVFAWTMGITHHAHGVENVQAIGNLALLRGMVGKPGSGLMPIRGHSNVQGIGSMGVTPLLKQAIFDGLQEQYGVQLPTAIGRDTMACMEGATSGELTTALCLGGNLYGSNPDSTYAAAALGKLKQITYLSTTLNTGHAHGLADETIILPVLARDEEPSATTQESMFNFVRLSDGGPRRHDGPRSEVEVIADLADRVARRLAGNANLSALDWPAMLDTGRIREAIAKVVPGWEKVGEIDRTKEEFQIDGRTFHTPRFPTADGRAQLHVLTPPALRGAGEGELRVMTIRSEGQFNTVVYEDDDLYRGVEGRWVILMHPDDLDRFGAKEGDPLRVVGPAGEMRHVRATKHPAIRAGNAAMYYPEANVLVSRGVDPLSKTPAFKGLVVRLEKEPQA; from the coding sequence ATGCGTAAGGTCCGAACGGGCGGTGGTTGGCCGGCGGTGTTGTACACGCTGCGAAAGGCGCGCGAGTCGGGCGGGCTCTTGGCGTTCTGGCGGGCGATGCGGAGTCGGAACGCCTGCAAGACTTGTGCGCTCGGCATGGGCGGCCAGCAAGGCGGGATGGTCAACGAGGCGGGGCACTTTCCCGAGGTCTGCAAGAAATCGATGCAGGCGATGGCCGCCGACATGCAGCCGGGTATCCCGCGCGATTTCTGGGACCGCTACGGCGCGCGTGAGCTGCGCGCCATGTCGCCCCGGCAGCTTGAGCACTGCGGGCGGTTGGTGGAACCCGTTCGCTACACGGCGGCCGAGGGGCGTTATCGGCCGGTGAGTTGGGACGAGGCGCTCGACGGTGTTGCTGATCAGCTTGCAACCACATCGCCCGACGAGACCTTCTGGTACTTCAGTGGCCGCAGCAGCAATGAAGCGGGATTCTTGTTGCAGCTGTTCGCGCGGCTCTACGGCACGAACAACGTCAACAATTGCAGTTACTACTGCCACCAGGCGAGCGGCGTCGGCCTCACCAGCGTCACCGGCAGCGGCACGGCGACGATTCAGCTGGAAGACCTCGACAAGGCGGACCTCGTCTTCCTCATCGGCGGCAACCCGGCGTCGAACCACCCACGGCTGATGACGACGCTCCACGAGTTGCGGCGCCGCGGCGGCGAGGTGATCGTCATCAACCCGCTCGTCGAGACGGGCCTCGTCAACTTCAGCATCCCGAGCCGGCCGTTGAGTTTGCTGTTCGGTTCGAAGATCGCGAGCCTCTATGTGCAGCCGCACATCGGCGGCGACCTGGCCCTGCTCGTAGCGATCCAGAAGCGCATCGTCGAACTCGGCATGCACGACGAGGCATTTCTTACCAATCATGCCGCCGGTTGGGACGAACTGCATGTCGCGCTCAACGCTGCCTCGTACGACGATCTCGTTTCCAGGAGCGGCGTCGATCTGGCGACGATCGACCGCATCGCCGAGGAGTACTCCAAGAGCAAAGCGGCGGTGTTCGCCTGGACGATGGGTATTACGCACCACGCCCACGGCGTTGAGAACGTGCAGGCGATCGGCAACCTTGCGCTGTTGCGCGGCATGGTGGGCAAGCCCGGCTCCGGGTTGATGCCGATCCGCGGGCACTCGAACGTGCAGGGCATCGGCTCGATGGGCGTCACGCCGCTCTTGAAGCAGGCGATCTTCGATGGATTGCAAGAACAGTACGGCGTGCAACTTCCAACGGCCATCGGCCGCGATACGATGGCTTGCATGGAGGGCGCCACGTCCGGTGAGCTGACCACGGCGTTGTGCCTCGGCGGCAACCTCTATGGCTCGAACCCTGATTCGACGTACGCCGCCGCCGCGCTGGGCAAGCTCAAGCAGATCACCTACCTGAGCACGACTCTCAATACGGGCCACGCCCACGGCCTCGCCGACGAGACAATCATACTGCCGGTGCTGGCGCGCGACGAAGAGCCCTCGGCGACGACGCAGGAGTCGATGTTCAACTTCGTGCGGCTCTCCGACGGCGGCCCGCGTCGGCACGACGGACCACGGAGCGAGGTCGAGGTGATCGCCGACCTCGCCGACCGCGTCGCCAGACGACTCGCTGGCAATGCGAACCTCTCGGCGCTCGACTGGCCCGCGATGCTTGACACAGGGCGCATCCGCGAAGCCATCGCCAAGGTCGTGCCGGGTTGGGAAAAGGTCGGCGAGATCGATCGCACCAAAGAAGAATTCCAAATCGACGGCCGGACGTTCCACACGCCGCGATTCCCAACCGCCGATGGCCGCGCGCAGCTGCACGTCCTCACGCCGCCGGCGCTACGCGGGGCAGGGGAGGGCGAGCTGCGTGTGATGACCATCCGCAGCGAGGGGCAGTTCAACACGGTCGTCTATGAAGACGACGACCTCTATCGCGGCGTCGAGGGTCGCTGGGTGATCTTGATGCACCCCGACGATCTTGATCGCTTCGGCGCCAAGGAGGGCGATCCCTTACGCGTCGTCGGGCCGGCGGGCGAAATGCGCCACGTCCGCGCGACGAAACACCCCGCGATCCGCGCCGGCAACGCGGCCATGTACTACCCCGAGGCAAACGTCCTCGTGAGCCGCGGCGTTGACCCGTTGAGTAAAACCCCGGCGTTTAAGGGGTTGGTGGTGAGGCTGGAGAAAGAGCCCCAAGCCTGA
- a CDS encoding DegT/DnrJ/EryC1/StrS family aminotransferase translates to MIPRTRFDLGWRDLLFGYRQIFTSGDRLALQREVERYWSPDDEWLACLSLRSGFDVTLAAYDFPPGSEVLMSCMNIGPMAEIVEDNGLTPVPIDLDMDTLSMRRDLLEKAITPKTVAIVHAHVLGARQQLDELRELCDKHGLILFEDCAQCYRADEWRGDPRSDVTMFSFGPLKTCSATMGGIVRYRDQEIHRKARAIQSQLPVQRRSEFYVRMVLFSELLFITQNLPYTIAINTARRLGLEEFVNTPVRNFNGPRDYQGRKLRKQPSYPLLAMMLHRWKTFDPVKVQQRLDAADAVLSTIPNLSRPGRAAEDHGYWLFPICTDDPVALRRELHRKGFDSTLGHKTFVVLEPPAGYQAFEAAAAKATKEKALYLPIHFRAPKKELVRLAEVIRDFDPKCAGVHESDEAMDRQAQRTNSEQHALVS, encoded by the coding sequence ATGATTCCGCGCACCCGTTTCGACCTTGGATGGCGAGACCTGCTGTTTGGCTATCGGCAGATCTTTACGTCGGGCGATCGCTTGGCGCTACAGCGCGAGGTCGAGCGCTATTGGTCGCCGGACGACGAGTGGCTCGCTTGCTTGTCTTTACGAAGCGGGTTCGACGTCACCCTCGCCGCGTACGACTTCCCGCCGGGGAGCGAGGTGCTGATGTCGTGCATGAACATCGGCCCGATGGCGGAGATCGTCGAAGACAACGGCCTCACGCCCGTGCCGATCGACCTCGACATGGACACCCTGTCGATGCGGCGTGACCTGCTCGAAAAGGCCATCACGCCGAAGACCGTCGCGATCGTCCACGCCCACGTCCTCGGCGCACGGCAACAGCTCGACGAGCTGCGCGAGCTGTGCGACAAGCACGGCCTGATCCTCTTCGAAGACTGCGCGCAATGTTACCGCGCCGACGAGTGGCGGGGCGATCCGCGTAGCGACGTCACGATGTTCAGCTTCGGGCCGCTCAAGACGTGCTCGGCGACGATGGGCGGAATCGTCCGCTATCGCGATCAGGAGATTCACCGGAAGGCGCGCGCGATCCAGTCGCAGCTGCCCGTGCAACGGCGCAGCGAGTTCTACGTGCGGATGGTGCTGTTCTCCGAACTCCTCTTCATCACGCAGAACCTGCCGTACACGATCGCCATCAATACGGCTCGGCGGCTCGGCCTCGAAGAGTTTGTCAACACGCCGGTGCGTAACTTCAACGGGCCGCGGGACTACCAGGGACGGAAGCTGCGCAAGCAGCCGAGCTACCCGCTGTTGGCGATGATGCTCCACCGCTGGAAGACCTTCGACCCCGTGAAGGTGCAACAGCGGCTCGACGCCGCCGACGCGGTGCTGAGCACGATCCCCAACCTGAGCCGCCCCGGCCGCGCCGCCGAGGACCACGGCTACTGGTTGTTCCCGATCTGCACCGACGATCCGGTTGCTCTGCGTCGGGAGCTACACCGCAAGGGTTTCGATTCGACGCTCGGCCACAAGACGTTCGTCGTGCTCGAACCGCCCGCCGGCTATCAAGCGTTCGAAGCCGCCGCGGCGAAGGCGACCAAAGAGAAAGCGCTCTACCTGCCGATCCACTTCCGGGCGCCGAAGAAGGAGCTCGTGCGGCTGGCGGAAGTGATCCGCGACTTTGACCCGAAATGCGCTGGCGTCCACGAGTCGGACGAGGCCATGGATCGACAAGCCCAGCGCACGAACTCCGAGCAACACGCTCTCGTGTCTTAA